One genomic segment of Gossypium arboreum isolate Shixiya-1 chromosome 3, ASM2569848v2, whole genome shotgun sequence includes these proteins:
- the LOC108475786 gene encoding protein DMP2-like yields MADTITHDLTETLQLTNNNGYDQYLKEDDADETNFIYIINAILSGTARLNVLLPTATILGFTIFAPLLSNDGQCTTLNRWLLGCFLMFLAASCVFFTFTDSFRTAKGRLYYGVATSSGIWTFNAGRKKPCVPLDYRLRWCDLFHAVLSLVAFLAFAGSHGDVVACYYPGIPRKVTNTVPLVIGFVVSVLFVVFPSRRRGIGYPFLLQGEGRSSRF; encoded by the coding sequence ATGGCAGACACGATCACCCACGATCTAACCGAAACCTTACAACTGACCAACAACAATGGATATGATCAGTACCTTAAAGAAGACGATGCAGACGAAACCAATTTCATTTACATCATCAACGCAATCCTCAGTGGAACCGCAAGGCTCAATGTCCTTTTACCCACAGCAACCATTCTCGGTTTCACCATTTTCGCTCCCCTCTTAAGCAATGACGGCCAATGCACCACCCTCAACAGATGGCTGTTGGGTTGTTTTTTAATGTTCTTAGCAGCGTCTTGTGTGTTCTTTACGTTCACGGACAGCTTTAGAACAGCCAAAGGAAGGTTGTATTATGGGGTAGCGACGTCGAGTGGGATTTGGACGTTCAATGCTGGAAGGAAGAAACCTTGTGTGCCATTGGATTATAGGCTGAGGTGGTGTGATTTGTTCCATGCAGTGCTGTCTTTGGTTGCGTTTTTGGCGTTTGCAGGGTCACATGGCGATGTTGTGGCGTGCTATTATCCGGGGATTCCGAGAAAAGTGACCAACACTGTTCCACTTGTGATTGGGTTTGTTGTGAGTGTTTTGTTTGTGGTATTTCCTTCGAGGAGAAGGGGAATTGGGTATCCATTCTTGTTGCAGGGTGAAGGTAGGAGCTCTAGATTTTGA
- the LOC108476148 gene encoding NAC domain-containing protein 17-like isoform X1 gives MKVTATAVTVDSGFGDDQVWPPGFRFHPTDEELVLYYLKRKICKKRLKLDIIRETDVYKWDPEELPGQSVLKNGDRQWFFFCPRDRKYPNGARSNRATIHGYWKATGKDRSIICNSRAVGIKKTLVFYRGRAPNGERTDWVMHEYTLDEEELKRCQNVKDYYALYKLYKKSGPGPKNGEQYGAPFKEEAWDDEEYSSNPLDTITPVKPPNEAIPVDNVKANVQSESPLNDIEEFMRQFADEPAPPQPQAYHSHVLHQVVSAEETQSTLLDPSPRGVLFPEQLTVLHGQARFEFSESPISQLLLQEAPEVTPVADHLGQVPQLCEEDFLEIDDLLGPEPLISNIEKPVENKQFNELDGLSEFDLYHDAAMFLQDMGSLDQGTVPFLYDNMINQVSYQLESRSNISLMNQQYLPHSNLNLIDKQWQNQANANMMEQHLQPQLNASGGNMLNQVGYQSGPNINSMDQQSVLHSSVDQVDYHGQNQHLQMDQINGALWTHEQSGDAFIPSGSNLGNASPTSGFVNNGPKQDQGNKNDGSGGGSWFSSSLWSFVDSIPTAPASAAENPLVNRALERMSSFSKLRIHAMNTAVNGSASARRRSRNRGFFFISILGALCAVLWFLIGTVRVLGRSISS, from the exons ATGAAGGTGACTGCGACGGCTGTGACGGTTGATTCCGGTTTTGGGGACGACCAAGTGTGGCCACCGGGGTTTCGGTTTCACCCAACTGATGAAGAGCTGGTTCTTTATTATCTAAAGAGGAAGATCTGTAAAAAAAGGCTTAAGCTTGATATCATTAGGGAAACTGATGTTTACAAGTGGGATCCTGAGGAATTACCTg GGCAATCGGTACTGAAGAATGGGGATCGACAGTGGTTCTTTTTCTGTCCAAGAGACAGGAAATACCCTAATGGAGCAAGGTCAAACAGGGCTACCATACATGGGTATTGGAAGGCAACGGGAAAGGATCGTTCTATTATTTGCAATTCTCGAGCTGTTGGAATCAAGAAAACTTTAGTTTTCTACAGAGGGCGAGCACCTAATGGCGAGCGAACTGACTGGGTGATGCATGAATACACCCTTGATGAAGAGGAACTAAAGAGGTGCCAGAACGTAAAG GATTATTATGCTCTCTATAAGTTGTATAAAAAAAGTGGACCTGGCCCTAAAAATGGTGAGCAGTATGGAGCTCCATTTAAAGAAGAAGCGTGGGATGATGAGGAATATTCTAGTAACCCTTTAGATACAATTACTCCTGTGAAGCCACCTAATGAGGCCATTCCTGTTGATAATGTAAAAGCTAATGTTCAATCTGAGTCTCCATTGAATGATATTGAGGAGTTTATGAGACAGTTTGCTGATGAGCCTGCACCTCCACAGCCGCAAGCTTATCATAGCCATGTATTGCATCAGGTTGTCAGTGCAGAAGAGACACAAAGTACTTTGCTGGATCCATCTCCAAGGGGTGTTCTCTTTCCCGAGCAACTTACAGTTCTCCATGGTCAAGCAAGATTTGAATTTTCAGAGTCGCCTATTTCTCAATTGCTGTTGCAGGAGGCACCTGAGGTCACACCTGTCGCCGACCACCTTGGTCAGGTACCTCAATTATGTGAGGAGGATTTCTTGGAGATTGATGATCTCCTTGGTCCTGAACCTTTGATCTCCAATATCGAGAAACCTGTGGAGAACAAGCAGTTCAATGAGTTGGATGGGCTGAGTGAATTTGACCTGTACCATGATGCAGCCATGTTTCTACAGGACATGGGGTCTCTTGATCAAGGAACAGTTCCATTCTTGTATGATAATATGATAAATCAAGTAAGTTACCAGTTGGAATCCCGATCTAATATAAGCCTGATGAATCAGCAGTATCTGCCCCATTCTAATCTAAACCTGATTGATAAGCAGTGGCAAAACCAAGCAAATGCAAATATGATGGAACAGCATTTGCAGCCTCAACTGAATGCGTCAGGGGGTAATATGTTGAACCAGGTGGGTTATCAATCTGGTCCAAATATAAACTCAATGGATCAGCAATCGGTGCTTCATTCAAGTGTGGACCAGGTGGATTACCATGGGCAGAATCAACACCTGCAAATGGATCAGATTAATGGCGCACTTTGGACACATGAGCAAAGTGGTGATGCTTTCATTCCATCTGGATCAAATCTTGGGAATGCTTCTCCAACTTCAG GTTTTGTAAACAATGGCCCTAAGCAAGACCAAGGTAACAAAAATGATGGCAGTGGTGGTGGAAGCTGGTTTTCATCTTCTTTGTGGTCGTTTGTGGATTCAATACCTACAGCTCCTGCTTCTGCAGCTGAGAATCCATTAGTAAATCGGGCATTGGAGCGTATGTCTAGCTTTAGTAAATTGAGAATACATGCAATGAATACTGCAGTGAATGGTTCTGCTAGTGCTAGGAGGAGAAGCAGGAATAGGGGAttctttttcatttctattttaGGTGCATTGTGTGCTGTCTTATGGTTCTTGATAGGAACAGTTAGGGTCCTAGGGAGATCTATCTCCTcctga
- the LOC108476148 gene encoding NAC domain-containing protein 17-like isoform X2: MKVTATAVTVDSGFGDDQVWPPGFRFHPTDEELVLYYLKRKICKKRLKLDIIRETDVYKWDPEELPGQSVLKNGDRQWFFFCPRDRKYPNGARSNRATIHGYWKATGKDRSIICNSRAVGIKKTLVFYRGRAPNGERTDWVMHEYTLDEEELKRCQNVKDYYALYKLYKKSGPGPKNGEQYGAPFKEEAWDDEEYSSNPLDTITPVKPPNEAIPVDNVKANVQSESPLNDIEEFMRQFADEPAPPQPQAYHSHVLHQVVSAEETQSTLLDPSPRGVLFPEQLTVLHGQARFEFSESPISQLLLQEAPEVTPVADHLGQVPQLCEEDFLEIDDLLGPEPLISNIEKPVENKQFNELDGLSEFDLYHDAAMFLQDMGSLDQGTVPFLYDNMINQWQNQANANMMEQHLQPQLNASGGNMLNQVGYQSGPNINSMDQQSVLHSSVDQVDYHGQNQHLQMDQINGALWTHEQSGDAFIPSGSNLGNASPTSGFVNNGPKQDQGNKNDGSGGGSWFSSSLWSFVDSIPTAPASAAENPLVNRALERMSSFSKLRIHAMNTAVNGSASARRRSRNRGFFFISILGALCAVLWFLIGTVRVLGRSISS; the protein is encoded by the exons ATGAAGGTGACTGCGACGGCTGTGACGGTTGATTCCGGTTTTGGGGACGACCAAGTGTGGCCACCGGGGTTTCGGTTTCACCCAACTGATGAAGAGCTGGTTCTTTATTATCTAAAGAGGAAGATCTGTAAAAAAAGGCTTAAGCTTGATATCATTAGGGAAACTGATGTTTACAAGTGGGATCCTGAGGAATTACCTg GGCAATCGGTACTGAAGAATGGGGATCGACAGTGGTTCTTTTTCTGTCCAAGAGACAGGAAATACCCTAATGGAGCAAGGTCAAACAGGGCTACCATACATGGGTATTGGAAGGCAACGGGAAAGGATCGTTCTATTATTTGCAATTCTCGAGCTGTTGGAATCAAGAAAACTTTAGTTTTCTACAGAGGGCGAGCACCTAATGGCGAGCGAACTGACTGGGTGATGCATGAATACACCCTTGATGAAGAGGAACTAAAGAGGTGCCAGAACGTAAAG GATTATTATGCTCTCTATAAGTTGTATAAAAAAAGTGGACCTGGCCCTAAAAATGGTGAGCAGTATGGAGCTCCATTTAAAGAAGAAGCGTGGGATGATGAGGAATATTCTAGTAACCCTTTAGATACAATTACTCCTGTGAAGCCACCTAATGAGGCCATTCCTGTTGATAATGTAAAAGCTAATGTTCAATCTGAGTCTCCATTGAATGATATTGAGGAGTTTATGAGACAGTTTGCTGATGAGCCTGCACCTCCACAGCCGCAAGCTTATCATAGCCATGTATTGCATCAGGTTGTCAGTGCAGAAGAGACACAAAGTACTTTGCTGGATCCATCTCCAAGGGGTGTTCTCTTTCCCGAGCAACTTACAGTTCTCCATGGTCAAGCAAGATTTGAATTTTCAGAGTCGCCTATTTCTCAATTGCTGTTGCAGGAGGCACCTGAGGTCACACCTGTCGCCGACCACCTTGGTCAGGTACCTCAATTATGTGAGGAGGATTTCTTGGAGATTGATGATCTCCTTGGTCCTGAACCTTTGATCTCCAATATCGAGAAACCTGTGGAGAACAAGCAGTTCAATGAGTTGGATGGGCTGAGTGAATTTGACCTGTACCATGATGCAGCCATGTTTCTACAGGACATGGGGTCTCTTGATCAAGGAACAGTTCCATTCTTGTATGATAATATGATAAATCAA TGGCAAAACCAAGCAAATGCAAATATGATGGAACAGCATTTGCAGCCTCAACTGAATGCGTCAGGGGGTAATATGTTGAACCAGGTGGGTTATCAATCTGGTCCAAATATAAACTCAATGGATCAGCAATCGGTGCTTCATTCAAGTGTGGACCAGGTGGATTACCATGGGCAGAATCAACACCTGCAAATGGATCAGATTAATGGCGCACTTTGGACACATGAGCAAAGTGGTGATGCTTTCATTCCATCTGGATCAAATCTTGGGAATGCTTCTCCAACTTCAG GTTTTGTAAACAATGGCCCTAAGCAAGACCAAGGTAACAAAAATGATGGCAGTGGTGGTGGAAGCTGGTTTTCATCTTCTTTGTGGTCGTTTGTGGATTCAATACCTACAGCTCCTGCTTCTGCAGCTGAGAATCCATTAGTAAATCGGGCATTGGAGCGTATGTCTAGCTTTAGTAAATTGAGAATACATGCAATGAATACTGCAGTGAATGGTTCTGCTAGTGCTAGGAGGAGAAGCAGGAATAGGGGAttctttttcatttctattttaGGTGCATTGTGTGCTGTCTTATGGTTCTTGATAGGAACAGTTAGGGTCCTAGGGAGATCTATCTCCTcctga
- the LOC108475708 gene encoding protein EPIDERMAL PATTERNING FACTOR 2: MKNFSFGVGCLLLVSIFMLLCLFTETLLVPLHLHHANNHGKAPTLGDEVVQVNTEEGRGMEMYTTGSSLPDCTHACGACFPCKRVMVSFKCSMTESCPIVYKCMCKGKYYHVPSK; the protein is encoded by the exons ATGAAGAACTTCTCTTTTGGAGTTGGTTGTTTACTGCTAGTTTCCATTTTCATGCTGCTTTGTTTATTCACCGAAACCCTCCTTGTGCCCCTTCATCTTCACCATG CAAACAACCATGGGAAAGCTCCAACATTGGGAGATGAAGTAGTACAAGTGAACACTGAG gAAGGGAGAGGGATGGAGATGTACACAACAGGGTCGAGCTTGCCTGACTGTACACACGCCTGTGGGGCATGTTTTCCTTGTAAGAGGGTGATGGTGAGCTTCAAGTGCTCCATGACTGAGTCTTGTCCCATTGTTTATAAGTGCATGTGTAAAGGCAAATACTACCATGTTCCTTCCAAATGA